TTTTCACTTGCTAATTCTGCAACTTTGACTTCAACAAATGGACTGTACCGTTGGTTTTTTCGTATTCCCACCCATTCATCAAAAGGATAATGGGGCGTTCCTTTCTCATCTCCCATTAATGTATGTCGAAAACGCACTGCACCAAAGCTACATTGAACTGTTTTCCAATCTTCCCTTTTTACTTTCCAACCTTTATCTTGTCTCTTTTTCTTAATGACTTGATCTAACTGTGTAAAAATTTCCCCCAATAAGGAACTAAATACTTCTTGCATATAAGTTTGAATGCTTTCCTCTAACTCGATTAAATTATTTGTACTCTTTATTAACTGATATATGCTTGATATAATTGTATCCATGAGAAGGCCTCTTTTCTAAATGTATTTGCCTGCTAAAGCATACATTTACGATAGAACGCCTTCTCTTTTTTTGCTAGTATTTTCTACCAATCTCCTCGAGAAATATTTTACGCATATCATGGTATAAGTTGCTTGGAGGAATGAAACAAGTTATGATGGGAATTATAGTTTTCTTTAAGAAAGGAGTCTTTTTACGTTGGCTTGGTTTTCATTATTTATTGCTGGTTTATTAGAGACCGCTTGGGCGATCGGCCTTAAATACTCACATGGATTTACAAAATTATGGCCCAGTGTAGGAACAATCATTGCGATGATCGGGAGCTTAGGTCTCTTATCAAGATCATTGAAGGTATTACCGATTGGGACGGCCTATGCGGTGTGGACTGGTATTGGTGCAGTGGGCACTGTGATTCTAGGAATAATCTTATTTCATGAACCAAAGAATCTGGTTCGGATTTTATTCATTAGTTTTATTATTGTGGGAATTATCGGTTTACAACTAACGTCTAAATCCTAAATTAATAAGGGCTAACCCAAGATCTTTAAATCACACAGGATAGCCCTTACCTATAAATTATTGATTAGCTTGTTTAACCCAGCTAGCGACTTGTACTGTACGTTTTGCTTGATTTTTAACAGCAGCTTGAACATCTTCTATCATCTTGCCATTTTGGTCAATGGTTACACTTGTTCCATATGGATTCCCGTCAGCACCGAAAACAGATGGATCTGTATAGCCTGGCGCTGCAACAATGGCTCCCCAATGGTACATTGTTCTTTCGTAATAATCTCATTATGAGCGAAAAAACTTTGCTTCCACTTGTTGTAACTGATATGGTTAGAACAATGTTTTAAAAAGGAGTAGTATTATCAAAATTCAAAGACAATATGGCTTAATGTTCCAAATTGATAACTTCGATGTAATAACTTTGGCTGCTTATTTTCTTCTCCACTTCCAAATGCAATAAAAAGTGGAACGATATGTTCAGGCCTTGGTACTGCCAAACGAGCATTTGGGGCTAACTTTTCATAATGAAATAATGAATCTAACTTCCTGTTTTGTACATGATCGACTAACCAATCATCAAATGCAACGGTCCAAGGTTCTGGAGTTGTTTGCCCCCATTTTATCATTCGTAAATTATGGGAAGTTCCTCCACTACCAATGACGAGAATATCTTTTTCCCCAAGATCACGAAGAGCTTCTCCGATTTTAAATTGTTCCTTAGGAATAAGATAAGGATTTACTGAAACTTGAACGACAGGAATATCTGCATTTGGATATAAAAGCTGCAATACGACCCATGAACCGTGGTCTAATCCTCTTTTTTCGTCACTTTTTGCAGGAATATCATGAATTTTCAACTTTTCCTCGACCATTGATGCAATGGAGATAGAACCTGTTGCTGGATATTTCATCATATAAAGTTCTTCCGGGAATCCATAGAAATCGTAGATCGTTTCATAAACATCATCTTTAAAAGAAATCGTCGTGATTTCACTTTCCCAATGAGCCGTAAATATGACAATCGCCTTTGGTGTGATCCGACGACCTAAATTTTGAAGAAACTGAGTATAATCATTATCTTCAATGGCTAACGTAGGAGCTCCATGACTAATAAATAATGAGGGGACCATGCACATTTCCTTTCCCTAAAAAACTTACATTTTGTAAGTTATTATATAAAAGTTAGTTTAATTGTGTCAAGTTATTTATTATAGAAAAAGGAACCTGTTTTAGGGATTTACAAAAAAAGGCCTAACCATTAGTCATCTATTGACGACCTTTCTGGTTAAGCCTTTTATTTCTTATAGATCATGCCACATATAGGGTGTGCCTTTTTCTTTGGAAACAACGGCGATTCCAACAGCAGCTCCTTGGCCAAGGGATACAGATACTTGGCTAGGAATCTCTGTGACTAAACCAGCCATATAGAGATTTTCTACTGAGGTCTCTCCTGTGAATGGAATATTTGGAATCGATTTGGCTTTGTTATTCGGTACATAAGAATTTACTACTGCTTCATAGCCAAATGGAGTTAATAAGTCTTTATTTACGTTTGTTGCGATAACTAGATATTTTGTTTGGTAGGTTTCACTCTCTGTTTTCACTTCAAATGTTCCCTCATCGTTTTTGATCACTTCTACAACTTTTTCATCTTTTAATGTTCCTTTAAATTTTTCTACTTGTTGTTTTGCTCGTTGAATCCACTCTTCCCCCGAAATACCTTCAGGAAAACCTGGAATATTTTGAACAGAACTTACACGTGTAATTTGTGATTTGCCATCATTTAATACAAGTGTTTTTAAGCCTGCATTGGCTGTAAAAATAGCTGCGGATAAACCTGAAACTCCTCCGCCAACAATAATAACGTCAAACATCGTTTCTTCACCTCATTCTCCATTTTCTAAAATTTCATGAATGATTTTCACTTGCTTTGCAAATTCCTCATCGGTTAAAACAGGGATTGCATTGGTTTGAGGAAGTTTCTCTTCAATGAATACCCAAGATTTGCATCCATTATACTCATCTTTTAGAGAGATATGAATCGGTTGTTCCAATCGGTATACCCTTACCAAGAGGACATGAAGGGGACTTTGCTTCTTCCAATGTAACTTTGTTTCTGCAAAATTTTTTGACCAGATGTGATAAGGAAGAAGTTTTTCTATAAGGTTTTCATCTTGTAATTGAATATCTTCTACTACTGCTGCTAGGTATTGGATGTCTACTAGCTTCTTCTTTTCATCAAATTGTTTCAATGTCTCATCAATCATGGATTGAAATTCTGATTTTAGTAATTCCTTTTTTTGATGTAAATATGTAGGAAAAAGATAGAAGATTTCT
This region of Tepidibacillus fermentans genomic DNA includes:
- a CDS encoding UPF0236 family transposase-like protein; translated protein: MDTIISSIYQLIKSTNNLIELEESIQTYMQEVFSSLLGEIFTQLDQVIKKKRQDKGWKVKREDWKTVQCSFGAVRFRHTLMGDEKGTPHYPFDEWVGIRKNQRYSPFVEVKVAELASE
- the sugE gene encoding quaternary ammonium compound efflux SMR transporter SugE, with amino-acid sequence MAWFSLFIAGLLETAWAIGLKYSHGFTKLWPSVGTIIAMIGSLGLLSRSLKVLPIGTAYAVWTGIGAVGTVILGIILFHEPKNLVRILFISFIIVGIIGLQLTSKS
- a CDS encoding DODA-type extradiol aromatic ring-opening family dioxygenase, with protein sequence MVPSLFISHGAPTLAIEDNDYTQFLQNLGRRITPKAIVIFTAHWESEITTISFKDDVYETIYDFYGFPEELYMMKYPATGSISIASMVEEKLKIHDIPAKSDEKRGLDHGSWVVLQLLYPNADIPVVQVSVNPYLIPKEQFKIGEALRDLGEKDILVIGSGGTSHNLRMIKWGQTTPEPWTVAFDDWLVDHVQNRKLDSLFHYEKLAPNARLAVPRPEHIVPLFIAFGSGEENKQPKLLHRSYQFGTLSHIVFEF
- a CDS encoding NAD(P)/FAD-dependent oxidoreductase produces the protein MFDVIIVGGGVSGLSAAIFTANAGLKTLVLNDGKSQITRVSSVQNIPGFPEGISGEEWIQRAKQQVEKFKGTLKDEKVVEVIKNDEGTFEVKTESETYQTKYLVIATNVNKDLLTPFGYEAVVNSYVPNNKAKSIPNIPFTGETSVENLYMAGLVTEIPSQVSVSLGQGAAVGIAVVSKEKGTPYMWHDL
- a CDS encoding DUF1802 family protein codes for the protein MIKQPIVPVALKEWAVNIEALANGTQILLMRKGGIHEETKEFQLKEEIFYLFPTYLHQKKELLKSEFQSMIDETLKQFDEKKKLVDIQYLAAVVEDIQLQDENLIEKLLPYHIWSKNFAETKLHWKKQSPLHVLLVRVYRLEQPIHISLKDEYNGCKSWVFIEEKLPQTNAIPVLTDEEFAKQVKIIHEILENGE